The following coding sequences are from one Venturia canescens isolate UGA chromosome 5, ASM1945775v1, whole genome shotgun sequence window:
- the LOC122411360 gene encoding nuclear transcription factor Y subunit gamma-like: MADNKEQIDSATGDSGFQNPEHEIQSNDFTTTLPPPGAGDIFNESRANFGDEFGNKRNENKEERLEEFGTPKSDRVKINTVEVNNQLLINLIESIQEMKSQMQCMANEAAKNNQAYHELKTEFSSRLTVMEAKIASDVHKMYDPIKRHVTGLTRIVQENEAKSAVVEVNVAQIQLDVSAIKKRVENLESTDKLHSPNTESTRIHPRLTDIPEEQEEDEESDDEEQEHQQKQTFRNEMTSTHKIKIKAPTFDGSSNKRPIKFIKEFRHYCEVTNPTFTEMKYLLSQSLEKAAKEWWELVEDQVNSFEDVEKRFTNRFWSHDVQRKVRKDLEFGKYPEKPGKLTKVEYATRTFGAARDLIPPPSDPDILIEFLEKLDQSGPVNTGTDEQKTQSPKNPTHNNDKNEQRPFKMPPQNNWNNNGYQNNNRGNSNWQQNNRQNWNQSNGGYQNNRGYHNNNWNQQQNRSYNQSFQQNYN, translated from the exons ATGGCTGATAATAAAGAACAAATTGATAGCGCCACTGGCGATTCGGGATTTCAAAATCCAGAGCATGAAATTCAATCAAACGATTTCACGACCACGTTGCCTCCACCCGGTGCGGGGgacattttcaatgaatctaGAGCCAATTTTGGGGAcgaatttggaaataaaaggaatgaaaataaGGAGGAAAGATTAGAGGAATTCGGCACGCCGAAATCCGATCGGGTTAAAATCAACACTGTAGAAGTAAACAATCAGTTGCTAATTAATTTAATAGAATCAATCCAAGAGATGAAATCCCAGATGCAGTGCATGGCCAACGAAGCCGCGAAAAATAACCAGGCGTATCATGAATTAAAAACAGAGTTTTCAAGCAGATTAACAGTGATGGAAGCTAAAATTGCTAGTGACGTACACAAAATGTATGATCCAATCAAACGCCATGTTACGGGTCTCACTAGAATCGTTCAAGAGAACGAGGCCAAAAGTGCCGTTGTAGAGGTAAACGTAGCTCAAATCCAACTCGACGTGAGTGCGATCAAaaaaagggtcgaaaatttggaGTCGACGGACAAATTACACAGTCCAAATACAGAGAGTACCCGGATCCATCCACGGTTGACAGACATTCCGGAAGAACAAGAAGAAGATGAAGAGTCGGATGACGAAGAGCAGGAGCATCAACAAAAACAGACCTTCCGAAACGAGATGACGTCAAcccacaaaataaaaattaaagctCCTACTTTTGACGGGTCAAGCAATAAACGGccgataaaattcataaaagaaTTCAGGCATTATTGCGAGGTGACGAACCCGACGTTCACCGAAATGAAGTATTTGCTTAGCCAATCACTTGAGAAAGCCGCCAAGGAATGGTGGGAACTGGTCGAAGACCAAGTTAACAGTTTTGAAGACGTCGAAAAACGATTTACAAATCGATTTTGGAGTCACGACGTACAGCGAAAAGTGCGTAAAGACCTGGAATTCGGGAAATATCCTGAAAAGCCAGGCAAATTAACAAAAGTCGAGTATGCAACTCGGACGTTTGGAGCGGCTCGTGATTTGATTCCGCCACCGAGCGATCCGGACATT CTGATCGAGTTCCTGGAAAAACTCGATCAGAGCGGGCCGGTTAACACCGGGACGGACGAGCAGAAGACTCAAAGTCCGAAAAACCCGACTCACaataacgataaaaatgagcAGCGTCCATTCAAAATGCCTCCGCAAAACAACTGGAACAACAATGGTTACCAGAACAATAATCGTGGAAATTCAAACTGGCAACAGAACAACCGCCAGAATTGGAATCAAAGCAATGGAGGCTACCAAAATAATCGAGGTTACCATAACAATAATTGGAATCAGCAACAAAACAGGAGCTACAATCAGAGCTTCCAACAAAATTATAACTAG